AGAGGGGCTGGGGGAGAGGGAAAACCAGCCACGCCCCTCTCCCCAACCCTCTCCCGTAAACGGGAGAGGGGGCAACATCCTCACTCTGCCGCCGGCTTCTTGCGCTTGAGCGGGGCCATGCCGTCCTGGCTGACCAGGGGCGCCGCCTTGGGCGCGTTGGGGCGGCGCTTCGGTGCCGTCTTGGTGACCGTTTTCTTGGCGCCGTCCTTCTTGTCGGTCTTTTTCTTCTTCACGCCGACCGCCTTGCCGGACGCCTTGACGTTCTTCGGCCCCTGGTAGCTGCCCTTGAGCTCCTTGATCACGCGGCGCTCGAAGCGCTGCTTGAGATAGCGCTCGATGCTCGACATCAGGTTCCAGTCGTTGTGGCAGATCAGCGAAATCGCCAGGCCGCTGGCGCCGGCGCGGCCGGTCCGACCGATGCGGTGCACGTACTCGTCGCCGGAACGCGGCATGTCGAAGTTGATCACCAGATCCAGGTCTTCGATGTCCAGGCCGCGCGCCGCCACGTCGGTGGCCACCAGCACCTTGCTGCCGCCCTGGCGGAAGCGGTCGATGGCCAGCTTGCGGTCCTTCTGGTCCTTCTCGCCGTGCAGCACGAAGGCCTTGTAGTCCAGGGCCACCAGATGACCGTAGAGACGGTCGACCTGGGCGCGGGTGTTGCAGAAGATCATCGCCTTGCGGTGCGGCTCGTTGGACAGCAGCCACTGCACCAGGCGCTCCTTGTGCGTCGCATCGTCGGCGGTGATGATCTGCTGGACGGTGGTCGCGCTGAGCTGGTCGACGCTGTTGAGCTTCAGGTGCAGCGGCTCGCGCAGGACCTTGGCGATCATCTCGCGCAGCACCTTGCCGCCGCCGGTGGCGGAGAACAGCAGGGTCTGCTGGCGGTTGGCGCATTCGTGGGTGATGCGCTCGATGTCCTCGGCGAAGCCCAGGTCAAGCATGCGGTCGGCCTCGTCCAGCACCAGCACCTCGACACCATTGAGCTTGAGGCTGCCGGCGTTGAGGTGCTCCATCAGCCGGCCGGGGGTGGCGATCAGCAGGTCGGGCTGCTTGCGCAGCAGCGCCGCCTGCTCCTTGAAGTCCTCGCCGCCGGTGACCAGGCCGCTCTTGATGAAGGTGTACTGGGAGAAGCGCTCCACATCCTTGAGGATCTGCTGGGCCAGCTCGCGGGTCGGCAGCAGGATCAGCGAGCGCACGTCGGTGCGCTGTTTCGCGTTGGCGTCGCCGAGCAGACGGTTGAGCAGCGGCAGCAGGAAGGCCGCGGTCTTGCCACTGCCGGTCTGCGCCGTCACCCGCAGGTCGCGCCCCTCCAGCGCCGGCGGAATGGCCGCCAGCTGCACCGGCGTCGGCTCGGTGAAGTTCAGCTCGGCGACGGCCTTGAGCAGGCGTTCATGCAGGGCGAATTGGGAGAACACAGGGGCTTACCTCGGGACAAAAATCGGAAACAGCTGCATAGGTTAACGGTTGTCGGGGCAAAAGGCCGCATCTGATCGAATTTTGTACAAATCCGTCCGAACGGATAGAATGCGCGCCGCCTGCCATCCCGGCCGGCATGGGTTCCCTAACCCCATCCCCAAAAAGGTAGCCTCCATGCTCGTTTCGCAGACCGCGCAGCAGCGTTCGGCCCTGGCCGTGCTGATCGCCTTCCATATCCTCATCATCATCGCCAGCAACTACCTGGTGCAGCTGCCGATCACCCTGTTCGGCTGGCACACCACCTGGGGCGCCTTCAGCTTCCCGTTCATCTTCCTGGCCAGCGACCTGACCGTGCGCCTGCTCGGCAAGGGCCCGGCGCGCCAGGTGATCGCCCGGGTGATGCTCCCTGCCCTGCTCGCCTCCTACGTGGTCTCGGTGCTGTTCCAGGAAGGCGCCTTCCGTGGCCTGGCGGCGCTGGGCGAGTACAACGAGTTCGTCCTGCGCATCTCGGTGGCGAGCTTCCTCGCCTATGTGCTCGGCCAGCTCCTCGACATCCAGGTGTTCGACCGCCTGCGCCAGCTGCGGCAGTGGTGGATAGCGCCGACCGCCTCGACCATCCTCGGCAACCTGCTGGACACCTTCGCCTTCTTCTCGGTGGCCTTCTGGCGCAGCGACAACCCCTTCATGGCCGAGCACTGGGTGGAAATCGCCACGGTCGACTACGGGGTCAAGCTGGCCGTCAGCCTGATGCTGTTCGTGCCGCTGTACGGCATGCTGTTGCGCGCCATACTGCGAGTGCTGGACCACCGCAGCCGTGCACTGGCCTGAGGGAACGATCGGGCACGGCCGCACTCGAAACCTGTACCCCTGACCGGAGAAGGCCCCATGCCCCGTACCCTGCCGCTCGCCCTGATCGCCGCCGCCCTTGCCCTCGGGCTGAACAGCGCCGGCGCCGCCCCCAAGCACGATAAACATGACAAGCACGGCGGCGGCGACGACGTCACCGTCGACCTGCGCGGCCCGAGCATCGACATCGGCCGGGTGCGCATCGTCCTCGGCGAGAATCGCAACCTGATCGGCCCCGCCGATTCCCTGCCGCCAGGCATCCGCAAGAACCTGGCGCGTGGCAAGCCGCTGCCGCCGGGCATCGCCAAGCGCTTCGACAACCGCCTGCTCGGTCAGCTGCCGCACTACGACGGCTACGAGTGGCGCCAGGTCGGCACCGACGTGGTCCTGGTGACCCTGGCCACCGGGCTGATCTACGAGATCATCGAGAACGTCCTGGACTAATGGCCGGCGCATGAAGCCACAATTGATCTACTACGTGGCCGCCAGCCTGGATGGCTACATCGCCCGCCCGGATGGCGCCGTGGACTGGCTGGAAGCCATCGAGGCCTGCGGCGACGACCATGGCTACGAGCAGTTCTACCGAGGCATCGACGGCCTGCTGATGGGCCGCGCCACCTACGACATGGTGCAGGGCTTCGGCAGCGGCTGGCCCTACCCCGGCAAGCCCTGCGTGGTGCTGGCGCGCAACCCGCTGGCACAGGCGCCGGCGGGCGTCGAAGGCCGCCACTGCACCCCGACCGAGGCCCTGGAGGAGCTGGCCGCGCGCGGCTGCCAACGGGTCTGGCTGGTCGGCGGCGGCAGCCTGGCCGGCAACTGCCTGGCCGCCGGCCTGCTCGACGAGCTGGTGGTCAGCGTCATCCCGCACCTGCTCGGCGCCGGCATCCAGCTGTTCGCCGGCGGCCTGGAACAGCGCCTGAGCCTGCAGGCACATCGGGTCTTCGCCAGCGGCGTCGCCCAGCTGCACTATCGGGTAGAAGCCAGCTAACCCAGTTGCCGCGCCTGCTTGCGCAGCAGGCGCGCGCTGTCCCAGCCGGTCAGCAGCACCGCCAGCCAGATCGGCAGGTAGGTCCACAGCTGCTGCGGGGCGAAGGCCTCGCCGAGGAACAGCACGGCGACGCCGAACAGCAGCACCGGCTCCACGTAGCTGAGAATGCCGAACAGCCCCAGCGGCAACAGGCGGCTGGCCGCCATCATGGCGCCGAAGGCCAGGGCGCTGAGCAGGCCCAGGCCGGGCAGCAGCCACCACAGCTGCGGCGCCTGCTCGAACAGCGCCGGCGGACCGTAGGCATGGATCAGCCACACGGCCAGTGGCGCCAGCACCAGCATCTCCAGGACGAAGCCGGACAGCGCGTCCAGTCGCATCCAGCGGCGCAGCATGAAGTACGGCGGATAGCCCAGCGCGGCCACCAGGGTGACCCAGGAGAACGCCTGGGTCAGCCACAGCTCGTGGGCCACGCCAAGCAGCGCGCAGCCCACGGCGATGCGCTGCAGCGGGCGCAGACGCTCGCCATAGAACAGCCGGCCGACCAGCACCATGGCCAGCGGCAGCAGGAAGTAGCCGAGCGACACATCGAGCATCCTGCCGGCCAGTGGCGCCCAGACGAACAGCAGCCACTGCACGCCCATCAGCGCCGCCGCCAGCGGCAGGGCGAGCAGCAGCAGCGGCTCGCGGCGCAGGCGCACGAAGGCGGCGCCGAGCACCTCCCATTGGCGGGCCATGGCTACCAGCAGCAGGACCGCCGGAATCGACCAGAGGATGCGCTGGGCGAACACCTGCAGGCCATCCAGCGGCGCCAGCTCGCGCACATAGCCGGGAATCAGGACGAACATCACCGACGCCGCCACCGACAGCGCCACACCACGACCCGACAACAGCACTGCCGCCTCCGCACACCCGGACTCAAGGTCGGCTATGGCAACACACGGCGTTCAATATTTCAAACACAGTTGCGAAAAATGCAAACGATACAGCGCGCATAAAAAAGCCCCGGTGTGCCGGGGCTGAAACGATCCGCCGAGGCGGACCGGGGGTAAGGCGCAGTCAGTTCGCCAGCAGGGCCAGCAACGACTCGAAATGGATGGCGAGATACAGCAGCGTGGCCTGGTTGGCGAACAGCAGCACCGGCAGCAGCCAGGCCAGCATCACCAGAGCGCCCTGGTGCAGGGCAATCAGCGCCAGGAACAGCGCCACGCCCAGGTACAGATCGATGATGATCTGCCGCCCCCAGTACAGGCGAGCCATGCCGCGGATGCTCTTGACGATGTTCTCGCGCCGGCTGCAGTGGATCGAGTAGCCGACAAAGGCCAGCCAGACCAGCCACACCAGGGCCTTGCCCGCCCCCACCAGACCGCTGAAGACCAGCAGCTGAGCATGCCAATGCAGGCCCAGCGCGAGGGCGACGAAAGCGGCGAACAGCATCCAGGACAACAGGTTCTTCGACATGGCTGACTCCCTTCGCTGGGGCGCCCTGCGCGGGCGCCCGCCTGGATCAATGCAGCTGCTTCAGGGCCTCGCGGCTGAACTGCAGGATGTCGGCTTCGCGACCATCGCGCACCTTCACCGCCCAGTCCGGGTCGACCAGCAGGGCGCGGCCCACGGCCACCAGGTCGAACTCCTGCTTGTTCAGGCGCTCCAGCAGGTTCTCGATGCTGGCCGGCTCGGCCACCTTGTCGGTGTTGACCATGAACTGCAGGAACTCGCCGTCCAGGCCGACGCTGCCGACAGTGATGGTCGGCTTGCCGGTGAGCTGGCGGGTCCAGCCGGCCAGGTTGAGGTCGCTGCCTTCGAACTCCGGCTCCCAGAAGCGGCGGGTCGAGCAGTGGAAGATGTCCACGCCGGCGTCGCTCAGCGGCTTGAGGAAGGCGCCCAGCTCCTCGGCGGTCTGCACCAGGCGTGCGGTGTAGTCCTGCTGCTTCCACTGGGAGAAGCGGAAGATGATCGGGAAGTCCGGGCCGACGGCGGCGCGCACGGCCTGGATCAGCTCGATGGCGAAGCGCGAACGGTTGGCCAGGTCGCCGCCGTACTCGTCGGTGCGCTTGTTGCTGCCTTCCCAGAAGAACTGGTCGATCAGGTAGCCGTGGGCACCGTGGATCTCCACGCCGTCCATGCCGATGGCCTTGGCGTCGCGGGCGGCCTGGGCGAAGGCGGCGATCACTTCAGCGATGTCCTGCTTGGTCATGCCGTGGACCACCAGGTTACCGTCCTTGACCTTCTCCGACGGGCCGTAGCCCGGCACGCTGGCGTCCGGCTCGGTGCCCAGCTTGCGCACGTTACCCACGTGCCACAGCTGCGGGACGATCTTGCCGCCTTCGGCGTGCACGGCGTCGACCACCTGCTTCCAGCCGGCCAGGGCGTCCTCGCCGTAGAAGCGCGGCACATGCGGATAGCCGTTGGCGGCCTTGTGGCCGACGGTGGTGCCCTCGGTGATGATCAGGCCGACATCGCCGGCGGCGCGGCGGCGGTA
This DNA window, taken from Pseudomonas alcaligenes, encodes the following:
- a CDS encoding dihydrofolate reductase family protein, whose translation is MKPQLIYYVAASLDGYIARPDGAVDWLEAIEACGDDHGYEQFYRGIDGLLMGRATYDMVQGFGSGWPYPGKPCVVLARNPLAQAPAGVEGRHCTPTEALEELAARGCQRVWLVGGGSLAGNCLAAGLLDELVVSVIPHLLGAGIQLFAGGLEQRLSLQAHRVFASGVAQLHYRVEAS
- the rarD gene encoding EamA family transporter RarD yields the protein MLLSGRGVALSVAASVMFVLIPGYVRELAPLDGLQVFAQRILWSIPAVLLLVAMARQWEVLGAAFVRLRREPLLLLALPLAAALMGVQWLLFVWAPLAGRMLDVSLGYFLLPLAMVLVGRLFYGERLRPLQRIAVGCALLGVAHELWLTQAFSWVTLVAALGYPPYFMLRRWMRLDALSGFVLEMLVLAPLAVWLIHAYGPPALFEQAPQLWWLLPGLGLLSALAFGAMMAASRLLPLGLFGILSYVEPVLLFGVAVLFLGEAFAPQQLWTYLPIWLAVLLTGWDSARLLRKQARQLG
- a CDS encoding DEAD/DEAH box helicase, with the translated sequence MFSQFALHERLLKAVAELNFTEPTPVQLAAIPPALEGRDLRVTAQTGSGKTAAFLLPLLNRLLGDANAKQRTDVRSLILLPTRELAQQILKDVERFSQYTFIKSGLVTGGEDFKEQAALLRKQPDLLIATPGRLMEHLNAGSLKLNGVEVLVLDEADRMLDLGFAEDIERITHECANRQQTLLFSATGGGKVLREMIAKVLREPLHLKLNSVDQLSATTVQQIITADDATHKERLVQWLLSNEPHRKAMIFCNTRAQVDRLYGHLVALDYKAFVLHGEKDQKDRKLAIDRFRQGGSKVLVATDVAARGLDIEDLDLVINFDMPRSGDEYVHRIGRTGRAGASGLAISLICHNDWNLMSSIERYLKQRFERRVIKELKGSYQGPKNVKASGKAVGVKKKKTDKKDGAKKTVTKTAPKRRPNAPKAAPLVSQDGMAPLKRKKPAAE
- a CDS encoding NADH:flavin oxidoreductase; this translates as MTAPVKALFAPFRLGSLELPTRVVMAPMTRSFSPGGVPNAQVVEYYRRRAAGDVGLIITEGTTVGHKAANGYPHVPRFYGEDALAGWKQVVDAVHAEGGKIVPQLWHVGNVRKLGTEPDASVPGYGPSEKVKDGNLVVHGMTKQDIAEVIAAFAQAARDAKAIGMDGVEIHGAHGYLIDQFFWEGSNKRTDEYGGDLANRSRFAIELIQAVRAAVGPDFPIIFRFSQWKQQDYTARLVQTAEELGAFLKPLSDAGVDIFHCSTRRFWEPEFEGSDLNLAGWTRQLTGKPTITVGSVGLDGEFLQFMVNTDKVAEPASIENLLERLNKQEFDLVAVGRALLVDPDWAVKVRDGREADILQFSREALKQLH
- a CDS encoding 7-cyano-7-deazaguanine/7-aminomethyl-7-deazaguanine transporter: MLVSQTAQQRSALAVLIAFHILIIIASNYLVQLPITLFGWHTTWGAFSFPFIFLASDLTVRLLGKGPARQVIARVMLPALLASYVVSVLFQEGAFRGLAALGEYNEFVLRISVASFLAYVLGQLLDIQVFDRLRQLRQWWIAPTASTILGNLLDTFAFFSVAFWRSDNPFMAEHWVEIATVDYGVKLAVSLMLFVPLYGMLLRAILRVLDHRSRALA
- a CDS encoding anti-virulence regulator CigR family protein; amino-acid sequence: MPRTLPLALIAAALALGLNSAGAAPKHDKHDKHGGGDDVTVDLRGPSIDIGRVRIVLGENRNLIGPADSLPPGIRKNLARGKPLPPGIAKRFDNRLLGQLPHYDGYEWRQVGTDVVLVTLATGLIYEIIENVLD